The proteins below are encoded in one region of Aspergillus nidulans FGSC A4 chromosome III:
- a CDS encoding uncharacterized protein (transcript_id=CADANIAT00006154) translates to MSQSVPNPAPSTTVDTEPSPTTTSDTDSTETSQTSTSTSTESEPSSTAETSTSTTESPTSTSTSETTEPTVTSTSSETSSAPTSTTSSSTTTTTTDDPTTTTTETTSTTTEPTSSDTVEPTATTTEITTGTTTTTITITGTPTGPTTTGSGDASSTIDSSSAASATETGGSDSGLSAGGTIAVAVVVPVVSVAILVLVGLWLWRRHKAKKVAEEERRKEVEEYGFNPNGDPTLPAVIGGSADDNAGYRGWGTTSAGRKASTNISSSAGVGLAMSEASSQPGYHHTATPSDGTIQYEGHGPLGETEPYGILGAAPVTAATSNQRHTDINRGPSNASSAYSAGNHSDISEESNMSANHPGGPYYDYADVQQQYGGYNDPYGAQPVIRDVQARRNTQIQNPSVFPRQGNAGIAQNF, encoded by the coding sequence ATGAGTCAGAGCGTTCCCAACCCAGCGCCGAGCACCACGGTTGATACAGAACCTTCACCGACTACGACCTCCGATACCGATTCAACTGAGACTTCCCAGACGTCTACATCTACGTCCACCGAATCCGAGCCGTCTTCTACAGCTGAaacctcaacttcaactACAGAGTCACCTACCTCAACAAGCACCTCAGAAACTACAGAGCCTACAGTGACGTCTACATCCTCCGAGACTTCTTCTGCCCCTACCAGTACTACTAGTAGTAGTACTACTACCACTACTACTGATGACCCAACCACCACTACTACTGAAACCACAAGCACAACAACCGAGCCAACTTCATCCGATACTGTTGAGCCAACAGCCACCACAACAGAGATCACCACTGgaacaaccacaaccactaTCACCATAACTGGCACACCGACCGGACCCACGACTACGGGCAGTGGAGACGCATCTTCAACCATCGATTCCTCatctgctgcttcagcaaCGGAGACAGGCGGCAGCGACTCTGGACTCTCGGCAGGTGGCACTATTGCTGTCGCGGTGGTTGTCCCTGTTGTCTCTGTCGCTATTCTTGTCCTGGTAGGCCTGtggctctggagaagacacAAAGCAAAGAAGGTGGCGGAAGAGGAACGCAGAAAAGAAGTTGAGGAGTACGGGTTTAACCCAAACGGTGATCCAACCCTACCCGCAGTAATAGGTGGCTCTGCGGATGATAATGCTGGTTACCGTGGGTGGGGGACAACTTCAGCCGGCCGCAAAGCTTCGACAAACATTTCAAGcagtgctggtgttggtCTAGCAATGTCTGAAGCCAGCAGTCAACCAGGTTACCATCACACTGCTACTCCCAGCGATGGCACCATCCAATACGAAGGGCATGGTCCGCTTGGCGAGACCGAACCCTACGGGATTTTGGGCGCTGCTCCTGTCACTGCAGCTACGTCCAATCAGCGCCATACTGATATCAATCGAGGCCCATCTAATGCCTCTTCTGCGTATTCTGCGGGTAATCACTCGGATATCTCAGAAGAAAGTAATATGTCCGCCAACCATCCTGGCGGCCCATACTATGATTATGCCGATGTACAACAGCAATATGGAGGGTATAACGATCCATATGGCGCCCAACCAGTGATTCGGGATGTTCAAGCTCGCCGGAACACACAGATTCAAAATCCATCTGTATTTCCCCGACAAGGAAACGCTGGGATCGCGCAAAATTTCTAG